In Nocardioides nitrophenolicus, the genomic window AGTAGGTCTGCTGCGCCCGCTGCCGGAACCCGCCGAAGACGGTGTCGAGCGCGGTGACGAAGGTCTGCAGGTCCTTGAGGAACTGCGCGCCCAGGATCCGGGTGAGCGCATTCGTGATCAGGCTGAACCCGGCGGTCATCAGCTTCGCCGGCCCCTTCGCGGGCGCGAGCAGCAGCCGCACGAACCGGCCGTCGAGGAAGCTGGACAGGCGCTCCGGGGCGTCGAGGAAGTCGAGCGCGGAGCGCGACGGCGGGGTGTCGACGACGATCAGGTCGTAGCTGCCGTCGGCCTGGGCATCGCGGTAGATCTGGCCGAGCTTCTCCATCGCCATGTACTCCTGCGTGCCCGCGAACGAGCTCGACAGCGCGATGTAGAACGGGTTGGCCAGGATCTGCTTGGCCTTCTCGGGGCTGGCCTGGGAGAGCACGACCTCGTCGAAGGTGCGCTTCATGTCGAGCATCATCGCGTCGAGGCGGCCGTCGCCCCCCACGCCGGTGACGGGGCGCGGGGTGTTGTCGAGCTCCTCGATGCCCATCGACTGCGCCAGCCGGCGCGCCGGGTCGATGGTGAGGACGACGACCTTGCGCCCCCGCTCCGCGGCCCGGAGCGCGAGCGCGGCGCTGGTCGTGGTCTTCCCGACGCCGCCGGAGCCGCAGCACACGATGATCCCGGTGCCGGGGTCGTCGAGGAGTGCGTCGACGTCGAGCGGGTCGGCCGGCCGGCCGGTGGTGGGGCCGACACGGGAGGGTCGGTGCGCGCTGCTGCGGGCCATCACGCCATTCCCTGCTCTCGGAGGAGGCCGGCGAGCTCGTAGAGCCCGCCGAGGTCGATGCCGCCGGCCATCCGCGGCAGCTCGTACGACGGCACGTCCAGTTCGGCGACCAGGGCCCGCTGGGAGTCCTCCAGCGCCCGGCGCTCGGCGTGGTCGGCCGCCTCGGCGAGCAGCCCGTCGACCAGCCCGGCACCGACCGTGAGACCGCCCGCGGCGAGGTCGGCCTCGATCCGGGCGCGGTCCAGGGTGCCGGCCCGGGCGGCGGCGAGGTCGGCGGCGTCCAGGTCGCGGGGCCGGACCTGGTTGACGATGACGCCGCCCACCGGCAGCCGGGCCGTGCGCAGCTCGGCGATGCCGTCGGCCGTCTCCTGGACGGGCATCTCCTCCAGCACCGTGACCAGGTGCACCGCGGTCCGCGGGGAGCGGAACAGGGTCATCATGGTGTCGGACTGGGCCTTGATCGGCCCGACCTTCGCCAGCCCGGCCAGCTCGTTGCTGACGTTGAGGAACTGGGTGATCCGGCCGGTCGGCGGCGCGTCGAGCACCACGGCGTCGTACTCGATCGCGTTCTTGTTGCGGCTGTTGCGCTGCACCGCCTCGTAGACCTTGCCGGTCAGCAGCACGTCGCGCACGCCCGGCGCGATCGTGGTGGCGAACTCGATGACCCCGAACCGGTCGAGCGCCTTGCCGGCGCGGCCCAGGCGGTAGTACATCGAGAGGTACTCCAGCAGCGCGGACTCCGCGTCGATGTGCAGCGCGTGGACCACGCCGCGACCGCCGTCGTCGCCCGGCAGCCCGGTGGTGAGCCGCCGCTCCTGGTAGGGCAGCGGGTCGACGTCGAACATCCGGGCGATGCCCTGGCGGCCCTCGACCTCGCACAGCAGCACGTTCCTGCCCCGGGTCGCGAGGGCGAGGGCGAGGGCCGACGCCACCGTCGACTTCCCCGTGCCGCCCTTGCCCGTGACGACGTGGAGACGCACCTTCGGCCAATCGCTCACCCGACGGAGCCTAGTGGTGCGTCCCCACGCGAGGGGGTCAGTCGAGCGAGAGTCCCGCCGCCGGAGTGATCCGCGACGCCTTGCGCGAGGGCAGCACCGCCGCGACCAGGCCGGCCAGCGCGGACGCGGTCACGACCAGGGCGAGCTGGCCCCAGGGCAGCACCAGGGACGCGCCGTCCACCGCGGGCTGGACCAGGGCGCGCACGGCGGTCCAGGCGAACAGCACGCCCAGGGCGGTGCCGAGCACGGTCGCCACGACGGACAGCAGCACCGCCTCCGCGGCCAGCATCCGTCGTACCTGCCGGCGGGTGAGGCCGAGCGCCCGCAGCAGGGCGTGCTCGCGGCCGCGCTCCAGCACGGACAGGCCGAGCGTGTTGCCGATGCCGACCAGGGCGATCAGGACGGCGATCGCGAGCAGGCCGACGACGCCGCCGGTGAGCACGTCGAGCTGGGTGTCGACGTACGCACGCTTGGCCAGGCCGTTCTCGACGCCCGCGTCGACCGGCGAGGCGACCGCCTCGACCGAGCCGGCCAGGTCCTCGGGGTCGGCGTCCGCGGCGGCGCGCAGCCACACCGCCCGGGTGGTCGCGCCGGGTGCCAGCCGGTCGAGCGTCGTACGCCGGACCAGGGCCGCCTCGCCCCAGCCCTCGCCGCCGGCGACCCGCAGCTCACGCGTGGTGTCGCCGACGGTGACCGGGACCAGGTCGCCGACCTCGACGCCGTCGCCGATCAGGTCCCACGGCACGATCACCTGGCGCGGGCCGGGCGTCGGCAGGTCGCCGTGGAGCACCTGTGCCGTGCCGTCGGCCGTGGCCGGGAGCAGGGGGAGCGGGTCGAGGTCGCCGATCCGGGCCACCGCGCCCGGCACGGGCACGGCGGCGGCGATCCCGTCGACCGCGCGCAGCCTGGCCTCCAGGTCCGCGGGCAGGGGCGCCGTACCGGTCACGGCCAGGTCGATCGGGTGTTGCTCGTCCATGTCCGCGCTGAGGGCGCTGCGGGAGCTGGCCATGCCGGTGAGCACGGCGGTCGTGAGGGTGACGCCGACGAGCAGCGAGGCCGCGGTGGCGGCGGTCCGTCGGGGGTTGCGCACCGCGTTGCCGGCGGCCAGCCGCCCGGCCGGGCCGAGCAGGCGCTGCGTGAGCGGCCCGGCGGCCCGGATCAGGGCCGGGACCAGGACCGGGCCGAAGAGCAGCACGCCGAGGAAGACGGCGGTCCCGCCTGCGGCGAGGGCGCCGACGTTGGCGGTCGCGATCGCCGCGACCAGCCCGAGCGCGCCCGTACCGAGGGCGAGGACGCCGAGGGCGAGCCGGATCCGGCCGGTGCGGGTGCGGACCTGGGTGCTGTCGTCGGGCCGCAGCGCGGCGAGCGGACTGACCCGGACGGCCCGCCGCGTCGGCAGCCAGGCCGCGACCAGGGTGACCGCGATCGCCACGACGGCGGCGCCGGCGAGCCAGGCGGGCGTCACGTGCGCCTCGCCGAGCCGGGTCTGCGGCCACTGGGCGCGGACCAGCGCGACCAGCCCGTGACCGGCGCCGAGTCCGGTCAGGACGCCGATCACCGCGGCGAGCACGCCGAGGGCGAGCGACTCCAGGCGCACCGAGCGCAGCACCTGGCTCCGGGTCGCGCCGACGCAGCGCAGCAGCGCGAAGTCGCGGGTGCGCTGCGCGAACAGGATGGTGAAGGTGTTGTTGATGACCAGCACGCCCACGACGAGGGCGATCGCGCCGAACATCAGCACGATGATCCGCACCAGGTCGACGCCGCTGTTGACCTGCTGGTGCAGCTCCTGGACGTAGGCGTCGACCCCCTCGACCTCCGCGTCCGGCGCGACCTCGTGGATCGCCGCCGTCGGATCCGGTCCGGCCCAGGCGAGGCTGGTCACGAACAGCTGGTCCTGCCAGCGGGCCAGGTCGGCCCACAGCACGTAGACCGAGGCGTACGCGTAGGTCGACGGCGAGTCGACCAGGCCGACCACGGTGACGTCGAGCGCGTCGCCGCCGGTGCCGATCCGGAGCCGGTCGCCGACCGCGATCCGCTCGACCTTGGCGGTGTTGGTGTCGACCACCGCCTCGCCCGGACCGCCGGGGAAGCGGCCCTGGACCAGCTCCTGCCAGCGCCGGCTCGGGCGGTCGGGCAGCTGACCGATGTCGGTGTCGGTGTCGATCACCGTGCCGCCGGCCGTGCCGCCCGTCGTGCCGCCCGCCGGGCCACTGGTCGCGACCTGCTGCATGGTCCAGCCGATCAGCCAGGCGTCGGCCCCGCTCGCGCCGGCGGCGTCGAGGAGGTCGCCCGCCTCGGCCGCGGAGGGGCTGTCGACGACCGCGTCGGCGCCGGCGTACGGCTCCGCGATGCCGGCGGTGAGCCCCTCGCGCATCGCCGAGGACAGGGCCGCGGTCACCACGATGAACGCCGAGCCGATCACGACGGCGAGCAGGGCGGCGCCGTACCTGCGGGTGTGGGTGCGCAGGGAGGCCAGGATGACGGTGCGCATCAGGCCGCGACCTCGTGGCGCTCGGTGATCCGGCCGTCGGCGAGGACGACGATCTCGTCGGCGTACCGGGCCGCCTCGATCTCGTGGGTGACCATGACGACGGTCTGGCCCAGCTCGCGCACCGACTGGCGCAGCAGCGAGAGGACCTCGGCCGAGCTGGTGCTGTCGAGGTTGCCGGTGGGCTCGTCGGCGAACACGATCGCCGGCCCGGCCAGCAGCGCCCGCGCGATCGCCACCCGCTGCTGCTGGCCGCCGGAGAGCTCGGCGGGCCGGTGACCGAGGCGCTGGTTCAGCCCGAGGGTCTCCACGATGGCGGCGAACCGCTGCTGGGCGGCGGCGGTCCGGTTGCGGCCGGTGAGCTCGGTGGGGAGCCAGATGTTCTGCTCGGCGGTGAGCATCGGCAGCAGGTTGAACGCCTGGAACACGAAGCCCACGTGGTCGCGCCGGAACCGGGTCAGCGCGTCGTCACCGAGGGTCTCGAGGGGCTGGCCGGCGACCGAGACGGTGCCGGTGGTGGGCTGGTCGAGCCCGGCCAGGCAGTGCATCAGCGTGGACTTGCCGGAGCCGGAGGGGCCCATGATCGCGGTGAACCGGCCGGCGGGGAGGTCGAGGTCGACGCCGCGCAGGGCGTGGACCAGCGTGTCGCCGCGGCCGAAGGACTTGGTGAGGCCGCGAGCGCTGGCGGCGAGCAGGGAGGTCATGACACCGAGCCTCGCCGGGATCGGCGGGCGGATCGTCAGGCCACGGGTTGATCCGGCGTACGACGACGGGTGGACCTGGTGTGCCTCGCGCATCTGACGAACGGGCTCTGAGAACGGCGAGATCACAGCCCATTCGTCAGATGCGCGGCGAGGCCCCGGACGCTCAGGACCCGACCAGCCCCGTCTCGTACGCCAGCACGACCAGCTGCACCCGGTCGCGCGAGCCGGTCTTGGCGAGCAGCCGCCCGATGTGGGTCTTCACGGTGGCCTCGGAGACCACGAAGTCCGCGGCGATCTCGGCGTTCGAGAGCCCCCGGCCGACCAGGACCAGGGTCTCCCGCTCGCGCTCGGTGAGCGCGTCGAGCCGGCGGTCCGGTACGACGGAGGCCGCGGCGGGATCGGGGAGGACGCCCGCGAAGTGCTCGAGCAGGCGGCGGGTGGTGCTGGGGGCGACCACCGAGTCGCCGGCGTGGACGGTGCGGATCGCGTCGAGCAGGGTCTCGGGGGTGGCGTCCTTCAGCAGGAAGGCAGCGGCGCCGGCGCGGATCGCGGCGAAGGCGTACTCGTCGAGGTCGAAGGTGGTCAGCACGATCACCCGCGGCGGGTCGGGCCGGGCGGCGAGTCGACGGGTGGCCTCGACGCCGTCGAGGCGGGGCATCCGCACGTCCATCAGGACGACGTCGCAGCGGGTGACCGCGAGCCGCTCCAGCGCCTCGCCGCCGTCGCCGGCCTCGCCGACCACGGTGAGGCCGGGCTGGCTGTCGATGAGCATCCGGAACCCGGCCCGGACCAGGTCCTGGTCGTCGACGAGGAACACCCGGATCGGCTCGGTCACAGGGGGATCCTCGCGCACACCGTGAAGCCGCCGCCCGGCGCCGGCCCGGTGACGAGCGTGCCGTCGTGGGCGGCGACCCGCTCGCGCATGCCGGCGAGCCCGAGCCCGCGGCCGTCGTCGTGGGCGGCCGCGCCGCGGCCGTCGTCGCTCACCTCCACCACGATCGCGTCGCCGTCGACCCCCACCGCGACCGCGGCCCGGGCGCCCGGGCCGGCGTGCTTGCGGACGTTGCTGAGCGCCTCCTGCACGATCCGGTACGTCGTCAGCGCCACCCCGTCCGACACGGCGGGCACGGGCGCCAGCCGAGCCTCGACCGGCATCCCGGCCGCACGCGCCTCGTCGAGCAGCGCGGGCAGGTCGGCGAGCCGGGGCTGCGGCACCGTCGGCGCCTCCTCGGCGCGCAGCAGGCCCAGCATCCGGCGCAGCTCGGCGATCGCCTCCCGCCCGGTGCTCGCGATGGTGCCGAGGGCCGGCCCGGTCACCGCCGGGTCGTGCACCGCCGCGGCCCGGGCGCCCTCGGCCTGCACCACGATCGTGGTCAGCCCGTGGGCCACCACGTCGTGCATCTCGCGGGCGATCCGGTGCCGCTCCTCGATCGCGGCCAGCGCGGCCTGCTGGACCGACTCCCGCTCCAGCCGCTCGCCACGCTCGACCAGGGCGTCGACGTACGCCTGACGGGTGCGGCCGAGCGTGCCGAGGGTCCAGGCGACGACGACGAACAGCCCGATCGTGACGGAGTAGGCGGTGATGTTCTCGACCGTGAGCAGGTTCGCCCCGAAGCCGTGCAGCCAGTCGACGGCGGCGATCCCGGCGCCGAGCAGGCCGGTGCCGAGCGCCGCGACGGCCCAGCGCGGGCCGGCGTACCGGGCGACGGAGTAGACGGCGACCGGGAACGCGAACTGGCTCCACAGCGGGTGGTCGTTGAGCAGTGGCTGGACCGCGGTGGCCGCCGCGACCGCGGCGAACACCGCGACCGGGTGCCGGCGGCGGGCGACGAGCGGGCTGATCTGGAGCAGCATCAGCACCCCGTCGACGGCGTCGACGAAGAACAGGTAGGGCAGCACCGGCAGCAGCAGGACGACGGTCAGGGTGACGTCGAACCACCGCTCGCCGCGTGGTCCGAGACGCCAGGGTTGCCGGTGCACCGGGCCACGGTAGACGGACAGGAGCGCCCGGACGTCAGACCACGGGTGGATCCGCGGCGTACCATCGAAGACGTCGGAAGGAGTCGCCATGGTCGAGCAGTCCCGGCTGGAGCGCTACAAGCACCTGCCCCCGCCCATCGAGCCCGACAAGCTGCGGTCCTCCCAGGACGTCGACCCGGCGCCGCGCGAGGACGACGACGAGTACCGCGAGATGCTCTGGGTCGTGAACCGCTACGGCTGAGCGCCGCACACCGGGGGACCCCGCCACCGGCCCGCGCGCGTGAGTAGGGTGCCAGGCATGACCAAGTGGGAGTACCAGGTGGCGCCCGTCCTCAACCACGTCGCGGCGCAGATCCTCAACAACTTCGGCCAGGACGGCTGGGAGCTCGTCACCCTCGTCCCGGGCCAGGGCGGCAACGACATCGCCTACTTCAAGCGCCCGGCCGAGGGCTGAGTCGTGGCGACCCCGCAGGAGCGTCTGGCCGAGCTCGGGCTGACCGTCCCCGACGTGGTGCCGCCCGTCGCGGCCTATGTCCCCGCGACGCGCAGCGGCGGCTACGTCTACACCGCCGGCCAGCTGCCCATGCGCGACGGCGCGCTGATCACGACCGGCAAGGTCGGTGACACGGTGAGCGCCGAGGACGCCTACGCCTGCGCCCGCCAGTGCGCGCTCAACGCCATCGCCGCGATCAGCTCGGTCGCCGGCGACCTCGCGCAGGTGCGGATCGTCAAGGTCGTCGTCTTCGTCGCGTCGACGGTCGACTTCACCGGCCAGCCGGCGGTCGCCAACGGAGCCTCGGAGCTGTTCGGCGACGTGTTCGGCGACGCCGGCGTCCATGCCCGCTCGGCGGTCGGCGTCGCGGTGCTGCCGCTGGACGCGCCGGTCGAGGTGGAGGTCGTCGCCGAGATCCTGGCCGGGTCATGAGGATTCCACTGCCGCCGGTGCCGCTGCCGGGTCACGTGGCCGACCTCGCCGCCGAGTACGGCGACGGCCGGCGCCAGGCCGCCGAGCCGCGCGACGCCGCGACGGTGGTGCTGCAGCGCCCCGACGCGCAGGGGCGCCCGGAGGTCTACCTGCTGCGCCGCCAGACCACGATGGACTTCGCCGGTGGCATGTGCGTCTTCCCCGGTGGCGGGGTCGACCCACGCGACTACGACCACACCGTCGCCTGGGCCGGTCCGCAGCCGGCCGAGTGGGCGGCGCGGCTCGGCACCACCGAGGACGTGGCCCGCGCGCTGGTGTGCGCCGCGGTCCGCGAGACCTTCGAGGAGTCCGGGGTGCTGCTCGCCGGCACCTCCGCCGACTCCGTGGTCGCCGACACCACCGGCGACGACTGGGAGGCCGACCGGGTCGCGCTGGAGTCGCGCGAGCTGTCGATGACCGACTTCCTCGACCGCCGGGGCCTGGTGCTGCGCACCGACCTGCTCGGCATCTGGAGCGGCTGGCTGACGCCGGTCTTCGAGCCGAAGCGCTACCGGACCTGGTTCTTCGTGGCCCGGCTGCCCGAGGGGCAGGTGACCCGCGACGTCTCCTCGGAGTCCTCGGAGGTGGTCTGGCTCCCGGCCGCCGAGGCCGCCGACCAGGCCGACCGCGGCGAGCTCGCGATGCTCCCACCGACGTACCTCACCTGCCTGGAGGTCGGCACCCTCGGCGACGTCGACGCCGTGCTGGCCGCCAGCCAGGACCGCACGGTCACCATGTTCATGCCGGAGGTCGAGCCGCTCGGCGACGGGTTCACGCTGTCGATGCCCGAGCAGCTGCGCCCGCTCGTGGCGGCGCGGCGGAGCTGAGCGATGAGCGAGGCCTGGGCCGGAGGGGAGTACGGCGGCCGCGGGCGCTGCGTCCTGGCGCCCAACCCCGGGATCATGACGCTCGACGGCACCAACACCTGGGTGCTGCGCGAGCCCGGCTCCGGCCGCTCGATCGTGGTCGACCCGGGCCCGCTCCATGACGACCACCTCGCCGCTGTCGCCGAGGTCGCGGGGGAGGTGGCGGCCGTCGTGGTCACCCACCACCACCTCGACCACACCGAGGCCGCCCGTTCCTTCGCCGAGCGGATGGGCTGCGGCGTGCGCGGGCTCGACCCCGAACAGTGCTGGCGGGCCGACCCCCTCACCGACGGCGAGGTGCTCTCCGTCGGCGGGCTCGACGTCGAGGTGCTCACCACCCCCGGCCACACCACCGACTCGATCTCGCTGCTCGTCGAGGCCGACGGCGCGCTGCTGACCGGCGACATGGTCCTCGGCCGCGGTACGACGGTCATCGTCCACCCCGACGGCGACCTGGGCTCGTACTTCGACTCGATCGCCCGGATGCGCGCCCTCGTCACCGAGGGCCGGGTGAGCTCGCTGTGGCCGGCCCACGGACCGGTCCTGCCCGACGCCGCCGGCGTGCTCGACCACTACGTCGTGCACCGCCGCGAGCGCCTGGCCCAGGTCGAGTCCGCGCTCGGCCGCCTCGGCCTGTCGCCCAACGGGCTGCCGGCCGACGTCGCAGAGCATCCCACCCTGCCCCGCGAGGTCGTCGAGGTCGTGTACGCCGACGTCGACGAGTCGCTGTGGGGCGCGGCGGAGTGGTCGGTGCGGGCCCAGCTGGCCTATCTCGCGGCGCGCTGAACGACGACGCCCCTCCGCGCCGGGCGCGGAGGGGCGTCGTCGAGTCGGGCGTCAGCGCGCGCGGCGCGACATCCGCTCCATGTCGAGGATCACGACCGAGCGCGGCTCGAGGCGCAGCCAGCCGCGCGAGGCGAAGTCGGCGAGCGCCTTGTTGACCGTCTCGCGGGAGGCGCCGACCAGCTGGGCGAGCTCCTCCTGGGTCAGGTCGTGGTGGACGTGGACGCCGTCGTCGGCGGTGCGGCCGAAGCGGTCGGCGAGGTCGAGCAGCGCCTTGGCGACGCGGCCCGGGACGTCGGAGAACACCAGGTCCGCGACGACGTCGTTGGCCTTGCGCAGCCGGGCGGCCAGCTGGGCCAGCAGGCCGCGGGCGACCGTCGGGCGGCCCTCGAGCCAGCGCAGCAGGTCCTCGTGGGACAGCGACGCGAACTCGGCGTCGGTCACGCAGGTCACCGTCGCCGAGCGCGGGCCCGGGTCGAACAGCGACAGCTCGCCGAACATCTGGCCGGGGCCCATGATCGCCAGCAGGTTCTCGCGCCCGTCGGAGGAGGTGCGGCCGAGCTTCACCTTGCCCTCGAGGACGACGTACAGCTTGTCGCCGCTGTCGCCCTCGTGGAACAGCACCTCCCCGCGGCGCAGCCGGGTCGTGGCCAAAGATGTGCGCAGCCCTGCCATCGCCTCGTCGTCGAGGGCACTGAACAGTGGCGCCTGACGGAGTACGTCGTTGTCCACGCTTCCTCCAAAGAACGTAAAACCCGGTCGGCGGCATCCTAGCCAGTGCTCGATCTCACACGTAACAGGACTCGCGAGTCTGGACTGTCCCACCCACACCGTAGGGTGGCGTGCGTGCGGCCGATCGACACCAGCGACGACACGTCGACCCAGCTCGTGCGGCGGGCGCGGAAGATCGACCGGGTGCTGGGGGAGACCTATCCCGACGCCAAGGCCGAGCTCGACTTCGACAACCCCTTCGAGTGCCTGGTCGTCACCGTGCTCTCGGCGCAGACCACCGACAAGCGGGTCAACGCGGTGCGGCCGACGCTGTTCGCGGCCTACCCCGACCCGGCGTCGATGGCGGCGGCCGACCGCGCTCACCTCGAGCAGATCGTCGGTCCGCTCGGCTTCTTCCGGGCCAAGACCGAGTCGCTGCTGAAGCTGAGCGCCGCCCTCGTCGAGCGCTACGACGGCCAGGTGCCCGCCCGGCTCGAGGACCTGGTGACCCTGCCCGGCGTCGGACGCAAGACCGCCAACGTCGTGCTCGGCAACGCCTTCGACCTTCCCGGGATCACCGTCGACACCCACTTCGGCCGGCTGGCCCGGCGGCTCGGGTTCACCGAGGAGACCGACCCGGTCAAGGTCGAGCACGCCGTCGGCGCGCTGTTCCCCAAGCGCGACTGGACCATGCTGTCCCACCACCTGATCTGGCACGGCCGCCGCCGCTGCCACGCCAAGAAGCCCGCCTGCGGTGCCTGCCCGGTCGCGCGCTGGTGCCCGTCGTACGGCACCGGTCCGACGGACCCGGTCGAGGCGGAGAAGCTGGTCCGCACCGAGGGTCCCAACTGATGCGTCGCCTGCCCGCCGTGCTGGTGGCGCTGGTGGCGGCCGGCGTCCTGCTGACCGGCTGCGACAGCGTCGCTCCGGCGGCCTTCGCGTGCAAGGTCGACCCGACCACGCCCGACCTGGTCAAGGACCGCGAGGCGGCCGGCATCGCCGACTGCAGCGCGCTGCCGACCGAGGCCGGCGCCACCGACCTGCCCGACATCACGCTCGACTGCCTCGGCAGCACCTCCTCGATCTCGCTCGCCGACGTGAAGGGCCCGGCGATCGTCAACTTCTGGTCGACGACCTGCGTGCCGTGCCGGGAGGAGATGCCGGTCCTGCAGCAGTTCCACGAGGCGTACGGAAGCCAGGTGCCGCTGCTCGGCGTCAACTACCTCGACACCTACCCCGGCGCGGCGATCGACTTCGCCCGGCTCAAGGGCGTCACCTACCCCTCGGCGGCCGACACCTGCGGCGACCTGCAGGAGAGCGACCTCATCCTCAAGGTGCTGCCCCAGTTCTTCTTCGTGCGTGCGGACGGCTCCTTCGAGCAGGTGGCGGGCGGCATCGACTCGCTCGACGAGGTCGTCGCGATGGTGAAGCAGAACCTCGGCATCGACCTCGCCGCGAAGGCGACGCCGTGACCGACCTGCCGTCCGACCTGCCCGACTGGCTGCGTCCGGTCGCCGAGGGCGCCCGCGCGATCAGCGGTAGCGACCTGAGCGCCTTCCTGCCGCCCAAGGACAAGCCGGTACGCCGCGGCGCGGTGCTGATGCTCTTCGGCGACCGCGACGTACTGCTGACCGAGCGGGCCCACGACATGCGCTCCCACCCCGGCCAGGTCTCCTTCCCGGGCGGCAGCATCGACCCGGGCGAGAGCGTGGTCGAGGCGGCGCTGCGCGAGGCCGACGAGGAGATCGGGGTCGACCCGGCCGGGGTCGAGGTCTTCGCGACGCTGCCCGAGCTGTGGCTGCCGCCGTCCAACTTCGCGGTGACGCCGGTGCTCGG contains:
- a CDS encoding TlpA disulfide reductase family protein; the encoded protein is MRRLPAVLVALVAAGVLLTGCDSVAPAAFACKVDPTTPDLVKDREAAGIADCSALPTEAGATDLPDITLDCLGSTSSISLADVKGPAIVNFWSTTCVPCREEMPVLQQFHEAYGSQVPLLGVNYLDTYPGAAIDFARLKGVTYPSAADTCGDLQESDLILKVLPQFFFVRADGSFEQVAGGIDSLDEVVAMVKQNLGIDLAAKATP
- a CDS encoding NUDIX hydrolase → MTDLPSDLPDWLRPVAEGARAISGSDLSAFLPPKDKPVRRGAVLMLFGDRDVLLTERAHDMRSHPGQVSFPGGSIDPGESVVEAALREADEEIGVDPAGVEVFATLPELWLPPSNFAVTPVLGWWREPAPIRVASPQEVHAIHRVTLADLFAPEHRIQVRHPGGWTGPGFLIGPDKDVILWGFTGGILTRFFDFLGWLPPVSDPPVHDLPDYMLAEHVRRTAAAAAADEEPGDGMDILEPNE